Proteins encoded by one window of Juglans regia cultivar Chandler chromosome 15, Walnut 2.0, whole genome shotgun sequence:
- the LOC109008863 gene encoding uncharacterized protein LOC109008863 isoform X1, giving the protein MADKPSRALVLYGDGLARFLHPSHNHLHSLASKAACGFLTLPNAPPSESGDERVVREFAVLLDASEAYLDKLGNATNRPAISERFMGMKAALITNNPSLQFFGAKLGLTVLKSDDLVKNPCLLAEPSADVVALEFLNLLGFKEGKTLETSEYDIVFVHVGDGERVNDEKNEAVTNDMEYVNALVGGIMQIAQPGSEIGSRLHFSLVMSYSDVPADDEANLSVLITKDKEDASISILFPHQSYTMRGENPRKDVRHHCPMLIAQLQYGVTRKDMAEAFSFKEFNEHGGNLAIPADRFLHEVAFKLWKAPKYGA; this is encoded by the exons ATGGCGGACAAGCCAAGCCGAGCACTGGTGTTGTACGGAGATGGGTTAGCCCGTTTCCTCCACCCATCACACAATCATCTCCACTCTCTCGCATCCAAAGCTGCCTGTGGATTCTTGACCCTCCCCAATGCCCCTCCCTCTG AAAGTGGGGATGAGAGAGTCGTGAGGGAGTTTGCGGTACTGCTGGATGCTTCTGAAGCTTACCTCGACAAG CTTGGCAATGCCACTAACAGGCCAGCCATATCAGAGAG GTTCATGGGAATGAAAGCTGCTCTAATCACAAACAATCCAAGTTTGCAATTTTTCGGTGCCAAACTTGGCTTAACCGTGTTGAAATCTGATGACCTAGTAAAAAACCCATGTCTCCTTGCGGAACCATCAGCTGATGTTGTGGCATTGGAGTTTCTAAATTTGCTTGGATTTAAAGAAGGGAAGACACTGGAGACGAGTGAGTATGACATAGTTTTTGTGCATGTTGGGGATGGCGAAAGGGtaaatgatgagaaaaatgaggCTGTTACCAATGACATGGAGTACGTCAATGCTTTGGTGGGGGGTATAATGCAGATAGCCCAACCTGGATCCGAAATTGGTTCCCGTCTGCATTTTTCTCTCGTGATGAGCTACAGTGATGTCCCAGCCGACGATGAAGCGAACTTGTCAGTTTTGATAACTAAAGATAAGGAGGACGCTTCTATTTCAATTCTCTTCCCTCATCAAAGTTACACTATGAGAGGAGAGAATCCACGGAAGGATGTCAG GCATCACTGCCCAATGTTGATTGCACAATTGCAGTATGGCGTAACCCGCAAAGATATGGCAGAGGCATTCTCCTTTAAAGAATTTAATGAG CATGGTGGAAATCTTGCAATACCGGCTGATAGGTTTCTGCATGAGGTTGCCTTTAAGCTTTGGAAGGCCCCCAAGTATGGAGCATGA
- the LOC109008863 gene encoding uncharacterized protein LOC109008863 isoform X2 has product MPLPLIAESGDERVVREFAVLLDASEAYLDKLGNATNRPAISERFMGMKAALITNNPSLQFFGAKLGLTVLKSDDLVKNPCLLAEPSADVVALEFLNLLGFKEGKTLETSEYDIVFVHVGDGERVNDEKNEAVTNDMEYVNALVGGIMQIAQPGSEIGSRLHFSLVMSYSDVPADDEANLSVLITKDKEDASISILFPHQSYTMRGENPRKDVRHHCPMLIAQLQYGVTRKDMAEAFSFKEFNEHGGNLAIPADRFLHEVAFKLWKAPKYGA; this is encoded by the exons ATGCCCCTCCCTCTG ATTGCAGAAAGTGGGGATGAGAGAGTCGTGAGGGAGTTTGCGGTACTGCTGGATGCTTCTGAAGCTTACCTCGACAAG CTTGGCAATGCCACTAACAGGCCAGCCATATCAGAGAG GTTCATGGGAATGAAAGCTGCTCTAATCACAAACAATCCAAGTTTGCAATTTTTCGGTGCCAAACTTGGCTTAACCGTGTTGAAATCTGATGACCTAGTAAAAAACCCATGTCTCCTTGCGGAACCATCAGCTGATGTTGTGGCATTGGAGTTTCTAAATTTGCTTGGATTTAAAGAAGGGAAGACACTGGAGACGAGTGAGTATGACATAGTTTTTGTGCATGTTGGGGATGGCGAAAGGGtaaatgatgagaaaaatgaggCTGTTACCAATGACATGGAGTACGTCAATGCTTTGGTGGGGGGTATAATGCAGATAGCCCAACCTGGATCCGAAATTGGTTCCCGTCTGCATTTTTCTCTCGTGATGAGCTACAGTGATGTCCCAGCCGACGATGAAGCGAACTTGTCAGTTTTGATAACTAAAGATAAGGAGGACGCTTCTATTTCAATTCTCTTCCCTCATCAAAGTTACACTATGAGAGGAGAGAATCCACGGAAGGATGTCAG GCATCACTGCCCAATGTTGATTGCACAATTGCAGTATGGCGTAACCCGCAAAGATATGGCAGAGGCATTCTCCTTTAAAGAATTTAATGAG CATGGTGGAAATCTTGCAATACCGGCTGATAGGTTTCTGCATGAGGTTGCCTTTAAGCTTTGGAAGGCCCCCAAGTATGGAGCATGA
- the LOC109008862 gene encoding K(+) efflux antiporter 6-like isoform X3, with protein sequence MRTQTTGLKLLSAMSKKYPSSEINLFLLAAPALLLLCTALLLLPSSSLADSDRLDPNNSTQSNVSLSKPKEGSFAQMIDQALANEFPENDQPEAADAGGFNNSVAERQAVLETVARVKPKKNDTKEEKSFQLHHVFNLDSDNRAEDTPTLIDRKDNVFIISNFKSKYPVLQLDIRLISDLVVVIVSATCGGIAFACAGQPVITGYLLAGSLIGPGGFNFVSEMVQVETVAQFGVVFLLFALGLEFSTTKLRVVRAVAVLGGLLQIFLFMCLCGITASLSGGKASEGVFVGALLSMSSTAVVLKFLMEKNSTNALHGQVTIGTLILQDCAVGLLFALLPVLGGTSGVLQGVMSMTKVLVMLITFLAVLSVLSRTCVPWLLKLMISLSSQTNELYQLASVAFCLLVAWCSDKLGLSLELGSFAAGVMISTTDLAQHTLEQIEPIRNLFAALFLASIGMLIHVQFLWNHVDILLASVILVIVVKTIIISTVVKGFGYNNKTSLLVGVSLAQIGEFAFVLLSRASNLHLVEGKVYLLLLGTTALSLVTTPLLFKLIPAVVHLGVLVRWFSLNSSVEFSFSLFPDSDRIKRR encoded by the exons ATGCGAACACAAACCACGGGCTTAAAGCTTCTCTCTGCAATGTCGAAGAAATATCCATCCTCGGAGATCAATCTCTTCTTGTTGGCAGCACCTGCGTTGCTCCTTCTCTGCACCGCTCTGTTACTACTTCCTTCGTCCTCACTCGCCGACTCAGATCGGCTCGACCCCAATAACTCCACCCAGTCTAATGTCTCTCTTTCTAAGCCCAAAGAAGGCAGCTTCGCCCAAATGATTGATCAAGCCCTCGCCAACGAATTCCCCGAGAACGATCAGCCAGAAG CGGCTGATGCTGGAGGCTTCAACAACAGTGTTGCTGAACGGCAG GCAGTTCTGGAAACTGTAGCCAGAGTTAAGCCAAAGAAAAATGACACAAAGGAGGAAAA GTCATTCCAACTGCATCATGTTTTTAATCTCGATTCTGATAATAGAGCCGAAGATACACCAACACTAATAGATCGAAAG GACAATGTCTTtatcatatctaattttaaatcaaaatatccAGTTCTGCAGCTAGACATAAG ATTGATATCGGATTTGGTAGTTGTTATTGTCTCAGCAACTTGTGGTGGCATTGCCTTTGCTTGTGCTGGACAGCCG GTTATCACTGGATATTTGCTTGCGGGATCTTTGATTGGACCTGGAGGATTTAACTTTGTCAGCGAAATGGTTCAG GTTGAAACAGTGGCTCAGTTTGgtgttgtttttcttctttttgcgCTGGGCCTGGAGTTCTCCACAACAAAG CTTCGAGTTGTTCGAGCTGTTGCTGTTCTAGGGGGCCTGCTACAAATTTTCCTGTTTATGTGCCTGTGTGGTATTACAGCCTCG TTGTCTGGTGGTAAAGCTTCCGAGGGGGTATTTGTTGGCGCATTACTTTCAATGTCTTCAACAGCAGTG GTATTGAAGTTTCTGATGGAAAAAAACTCTACTAATGCGCTTCATGGCCAAGTAACCATCGGCACCCTTATTTTGCAG GACTGTGCCGTGGGTTTACTGTTTGCTTTGCTTCCAGTTCTGGGAGGGACTTCTGGTGTCCTTCAAGGAGTGATGTCCATGACTAAAGT GCTGGTGatgttaattacatttttggCTGTTCTATCAGTATTATCCCGTACCTGTGTTCCCTGGTTACTTAAACTCATGATAAGCCTATCATCACAG ACCAATGAACTGTATCAATTGGCATCAGTTGCATTCTGCTTGCTTGTAGCCTGG TGTAGTGATAAGCTGGGGCTAAGTCTAGAACTGGGCTCCTTTGCTGCTGGAGTGATGATATCAACAACTGATCTTGCTCAACACACACTAGAACaa ATCGAACCCATTCGCAATCTTTTTGCGGCTCTTTTCCTCGCTAGCATTGGAATGTTGATCCATGTTCAATTTCTCTGGAACCATGTGGATATATTGCTAGCATCTGTTATTTTGGTGATCGTTGTAAAGACAATCATAATTTCTACTGTTGTCAAGGGATTTGGTTATAACAACAAAACTTCTCTTCTT GTTGGAGTGTCTTTGGCACAGATAGGGGAATTTGCTTTTGTTCTTCTCAGTCGTGCTTCGAATCTGCATCTAGTTGAG GGGAAAGTGTACCTGTTGCTTCTTGGAACTACCGCTCTAAGTCTG GTGACAACTCCTCTGCTTTTCAAGTTAATTCCTGCTGTTGTTCACCTTGGTGTGTTGGTACGGTGGTTCTCCCTCAACAGCTCTGTTGAG TTTTCCTTTTCCCTATTTCCAGATTCAGATAGGATTAAAAGGAGATAA
- the LOC109008862 gene encoding K(+) efflux antiporter 6-like isoform X2, with protein sequence MRTQTTGLKLLSAMSKKYPSSEINLFLLAAPALLLLCTALLLLPSSSLADSDRLDPNNSTQSNVSLSKPKEGSFAQMIDQALANEFPENDQPEAADAGGFNNSVAERQAVLETVARVKPKKNDTKEEKSFQLHHVFNLDSDNRAEDTPTLIDRKDNVFIISNFKSKYPVLQLDIRLISDLVVVIVSATCGGIAFACAGQPVITGYLLAGSLIGPGGFNFVSEMVQVETVAQFGVVFLLFALGLEFSTTKLRVVRAVAVLGGLLQIFLFMCLCGITASLSGGKASEGVFVGALLSMSSTAVVLKFLMEKNSTNALHGQVTIGTLILQDCAVGLLFALLPVLGGTSGVLQGVMSMTKVLVMLITFLAVLSVLSRTCVPWLLKLMISLSSQTNELYQLASVAFCLLVAWCSDKLGLSLELGSFAAGVMISTTDLAQHTLEQIEPIRNLFAALFLASIGMLIHVQFLWNHVDILLASVILVIVVKTIIISTVVKGFGYNNKTSLLVGVSLAQIGEFAFVLLSRASNLHLVEGKVYLLLLGTTALSLVTTPLLFKLIPAVVHLGVLVRWFSLNSSVEVFTSIQLKDSDRIKRR encoded by the exons ATGCGAACACAAACCACGGGCTTAAAGCTTCTCTCTGCAATGTCGAAGAAATATCCATCCTCGGAGATCAATCTCTTCTTGTTGGCAGCACCTGCGTTGCTCCTTCTCTGCACCGCTCTGTTACTACTTCCTTCGTCCTCACTCGCCGACTCAGATCGGCTCGACCCCAATAACTCCACCCAGTCTAATGTCTCTCTTTCTAAGCCCAAAGAAGGCAGCTTCGCCCAAATGATTGATCAAGCCCTCGCCAACGAATTCCCCGAGAACGATCAGCCAGAAG CGGCTGATGCTGGAGGCTTCAACAACAGTGTTGCTGAACGGCAG GCAGTTCTGGAAACTGTAGCCAGAGTTAAGCCAAAGAAAAATGACACAAAGGAGGAAAA GTCATTCCAACTGCATCATGTTTTTAATCTCGATTCTGATAATAGAGCCGAAGATACACCAACACTAATAGATCGAAAG GACAATGTCTTtatcatatctaattttaaatcaaaatatccAGTTCTGCAGCTAGACATAAG ATTGATATCGGATTTGGTAGTTGTTATTGTCTCAGCAACTTGTGGTGGCATTGCCTTTGCTTGTGCTGGACAGCCG GTTATCACTGGATATTTGCTTGCGGGATCTTTGATTGGACCTGGAGGATTTAACTTTGTCAGCGAAATGGTTCAG GTTGAAACAGTGGCTCAGTTTGgtgttgtttttcttctttttgcgCTGGGCCTGGAGTTCTCCACAACAAAG CTTCGAGTTGTTCGAGCTGTTGCTGTTCTAGGGGGCCTGCTACAAATTTTCCTGTTTATGTGCCTGTGTGGTATTACAGCCTCG TTGTCTGGTGGTAAAGCTTCCGAGGGGGTATTTGTTGGCGCATTACTTTCAATGTCTTCAACAGCAGTG GTATTGAAGTTTCTGATGGAAAAAAACTCTACTAATGCGCTTCATGGCCAAGTAACCATCGGCACCCTTATTTTGCAG GACTGTGCCGTGGGTTTACTGTTTGCTTTGCTTCCAGTTCTGGGAGGGACTTCTGGTGTCCTTCAAGGAGTGATGTCCATGACTAAAGT GCTGGTGatgttaattacatttttggCTGTTCTATCAGTATTATCCCGTACCTGTGTTCCCTGGTTACTTAAACTCATGATAAGCCTATCATCACAG ACCAATGAACTGTATCAATTGGCATCAGTTGCATTCTGCTTGCTTGTAGCCTGG TGTAGTGATAAGCTGGGGCTAAGTCTAGAACTGGGCTCCTTTGCTGCTGGAGTGATGATATCAACAACTGATCTTGCTCAACACACACTAGAACaa ATCGAACCCATTCGCAATCTTTTTGCGGCTCTTTTCCTCGCTAGCATTGGAATGTTGATCCATGTTCAATTTCTCTGGAACCATGTGGATATATTGCTAGCATCTGTTATTTTGGTGATCGTTGTAAAGACAATCATAATTTCTACTGTTGTCAAGGGATTTGGTTATAACAACAAAACTTCTCTTCTT GTTGGAGTGTCTTTGGCACAGATAGGGGAATTTGCTTTTGTTCTTCTCAGTCGTGCTTCGAATCTGCATCTAGTTGAG GGGAAAGTGTACCTGTTGCTTCTTGGAACTACCGCTCTAAGTCTG GTGACAACTCCTCTGCTTTTCAAGTTAATTCCTGCTGTTGTTCACCTTGGTGTGTTGGTACGGTGGTTCTCCCTCAACAGCTCTGTTGAGGTATTTACTAGTATACAATTAAAAG ATTCAGATAGGATTAAAAGGAGATAA
- the LOC109008862 gene encoding K(+) efflux antiporter 6-like isoform X1, giving the protein MRTQTTGLKLLSAMSKKYPSSEINLFLLAAPALLLLCTALLLLPSSSLADSDRLDPNNSTQSNVSLSKPKEGSFAQMIDQALANEFPENDQPEAADAGGFNNSVAERQAVLETVARVKPKKNDTKEEKSFQLHHVFNLDSDNRAEDTPTLIDRKDNVFIISNFKSKYPVLQLDIRLISDLVVVIVSATCGGIAFACAGQPVITGYLLAGSLIGPGGFNFVSEMVQVETVAQFGVVFLLFALGLEFSTTKLRVVRAVAVLGGLLQIFLFMCLCGITASLSGGKASEGVFVGALLSMSSTAVVLKFLMEKNSTNALHGQVTIGTLILQDCAVGLLFALLPVLGGTSGVLQGVMSMTKVLVMLITFLAVLSVLSRTCVPWLLKLMISLSSQTNELYQLASVAFCLLVAWCSDKLGLSLELGSFAAGVMISTTDLAQHTLEQIEPIRNLFAALFLASIGMLIHVQFLWNHVDILLASVILVIVVKTIIISTVVKGFGYNNKTSLLVGVSLAQIGEFAFVLLSRASNLHLVEGKVYLLLLGTTALSLVTTPLLFKLIPAVVHLGVLVRWFSLNSSVEIQIGLKGDNLRSESAKQRAILIDQGPHDS; this is encoded by the exons ATGCGAACACAAACCACGGGCTTAAAGCTTCTCTCTGCAATGTCGAAGAAATATCCATCCTCGGAGATCAATCTCTTCTTGTTGGCAGCACCTGCGTTGCTCCTTCTCTGCACCGCTCTGTTACTACTTCCTTCGTCCTCACTCGCCGACTCAGATCGGCTCGACCCCAATAACTCCACCCAGTCTAATGTCTCTCTTTCTAAGCCCAAAGAAGGCAGCTTCGCCCAAATGATTGATCAAGCCCTCGCCAACGAATTCCCCGAGAACGATCAGCCAGAAG CGGCTGATGCTGGAGGCTTCAACAACAGTGTTGCTGAACGGCAG GCAGTTCTGGAAACTGTAGCCAGAGTTAAGCCAAAGAAAAATGACACAAAGGAGGAAAA GTCATTCCAACTGCATCATGTTTTTAATCTCGATTCTGATAATAGAGCCGAAGATACACCAACACTAATAGATCGAAAG GACAATGTCTTtatcatatctaattttaaatcaaaatatccAGTTCTGCAGCTAGACATAAG ATTGATATCGGATTTGGTAGTTGTTATTGTCTCAGCAACTTGTGGTGGCATTGCCTTTGCTTGTGCTGGACAGCCG GTTATCACTGGATATTTGCTTGCGGGATCTTTGATTGGACCTGGAGGATTTAACTTTGTCAGCGAAATGGTTCAG GTTGAAACAGTGGCTCAGTTTGgtgttgtttttcttctttttgcgCTGGGCCTGGAGTTCTCCACAACAAAG CTTCGAGTTGTTCGAGCTGTTGCTGTTCTAGGGGGCCTGCTACAAATTTTCCTGTTTATGTGCCTGTGTGGTATTACAGCCTCG TTGTCTGGTGGTAAAGCTTCCGAGGGGGTATTTGTTGGCGCATTACTTTCAATGTCTTCAACAGCAGTG GTATTGAAGTTTCTGATGGAAAAAAACTCTACTAATGCGCTTCATGGCCAAGTAACCATCGGCACCCTTATTTTGCAG GACTGTGCCGTGGGTTTACTGTTTGCTTTGCTTCCAGTTCTGGGAGGGACTTCTGGTGTCCTTCAAGGAGTGATGTCCATGACTAAAGT GCTGGTGatgttaattacatttttggCTGTTCTATCAGTATTATCCCGTACCTGTGTTCCCTGGTTACTTAAACTCATGATAAGCCTATCATCACAG ACCAATGAACTGTATCAATTGGCATCAGTTGCATTCTGCTTGCTTGTAGCCTGG TGTAGTGATAAGCTGGGGCTAAGTCTAGAACTGGGCTCCTTTGCTGCTGGAGTGATGATATCAACAACTGATCTTGCTCAACACACACTAGAACaa ATCGAACCCATTCGCAATCTTTTTGCGGCTCTTTTCCTCGCTAGCATTGGAATGTTGATCCATGTTCAATTTCTCTGGAACCATGTGGATATATTGCTAGCATCTGTTATTTTGGTGATCGTTGTAAAGACAATCATAATTTCTACTGTTGTCAAGGGATTTGGTTATAACAACAAAACTTCTCTTCTT GTTGGAGTGTCTTTGGCACAGATAGGGGAATTTGCTTTTGTTCTTCTCAGTCGTGCTTCGAATCTGCATCTAGTTGAG GGGAAAGTGTACCTGTTGCTTCTTGGAACTACCGCTCTAAGTCTG GTGACAACTCCTCTGCTTTTCAAGTTAATTCCTGCTGTTGTTCACCTTGGTGTGTTGGTACGGTGGTTCTCCCTCAACAGCTCTGTTGAG ATTCAGATAGGATTAAAAGGAGATAACCTCCGGTCAGAAAGTGCAAAGCAGCGTGCTATATTGATCGACCAAGGACCTCATGATTCATGA
- the LOC109008805 gene encoding uncharacterized protein LOC109008805, whose translation MKLNVDGAVFQDQHRAGVGIILRDANGEVLLTASKKEKEVNDPAEVELLAMLRGLQLCPPLGIEELIMESDSLLMVTQVQAVEEYWSLLGNIVKEIKLLMKRFRRCTIQHVGRMGNVAAHKLTR comes from the coding sequence ATGAAACTCAATGTTGATGGGGCTGTCTTCCAAGACCAACACAGGGCAGGGGTGGGCATCATTCTTAGAGATGCAAATGGGGAAGTATTATTGACTGCAAGCAAGAAGGAGAAGGAAGTCAATGATCCAGCAGAAGTAGAGTTGCTGGCAATGCTGAGAGGCTTACAACTATGCCCTCCCTTGGGCATCGAGGAGCTTATTATGGAGAGTGACTCATTACTCATGGTGACTCAGGTGCAAGCGGTAGAAGAGTATTGGTCCTTGCTCGGCAACATAGTCAAGGAAATAAAGCTACTCATGAAAAGATTTAGAAGATGCACAATTCAACATGTTGGACGTATGGGGAATGTAGCTGCTCATAAATTAACTAGATGA
- the LOC109008804 gene encoding uncharacterized protein LOC109008804 yields MDAFRALVYKCHLKDLGYEGVPYTWFNKRGPQDSISERLDRCLANRKWCNLFPYASVIHGTVAHSSHILIILHLNGGSHRRRGKKPFRFEAMWVETEDYEKIIAKSWKEDTMNADLETLMDKIDSCSKSLIA; encoded by the coding sequence ATGGATGCATTTAGAGCATTGGTGTATAAATGCCATTTAAAGGACCTAGGTTATGAAGGCGTCCCTTATACTTGGTTTAATAAAAGAGGACCCCAAGATAGTATAAGTGAGAGATTAGACCGATGCCTAGCCAATCGGAAATGGTGTAATCTCTTCCCATATGCTAGTGTCATCCATGGGACAGTAGCTCATTCTAGCCACATCCTCATTATCTTGCACCTGAATGGTGGAAGCCACAGAAGGAGGGGAAAAAAGCCCTTCAGGTTTGAGGCAATGTGGGTAGAGACTGAGGACTATGAGAAAATTATAGCAAAATCTTGGAAGGAAGATACAATGAATGCTGACCTTGAGACATTAATGGACAAAATAGATTCTTGTAGTAAAAGTTTGATAGCATGA